The following proteins come from a genomic window of Dreissena polymorpha isolate Duluth1 chromosome 1, UMN_Dpol_1.0, whole genome shotgun sequence:
- the LOC127835312 gene encoding uncharacterized protein DDB_G0271670-like, whose protein sequence is SSSSSSSSSSSSSSSSSSSSSSSSSSSRSSSSSSSSSSSSSSSSSSSSSSSSSSSSSRSSSSSSSSSSSSSSSSSSSSSRSSSSSSSSSSSSRSSSSSSSSSSSSSSSSSSSSSSSSSSSSSSSSSRSSSSSSRSSSSSSSSSSSSSSSSSSSSSSSSSSSSSSSSSSSSSSSSSSSSSSSSSSSSSSSSSSSSSRSSSSSSSSSSSSSSSSSSSSSSSSSSSSSSSSSSSSSSSSSSSSSSSSSSSSSSSSSSSSRSSSSSSSSSSSSSSSSSSSRSSSSSSSSSSSSSSSSSSSSSSRSSSSSSSSSSSSSSSRSSSSSSSSSSSSSSSSSSSSSSSSSSSSSSSSSRSSSSSSSSSSSSSSSSSSSSSSSSSSSSSSSISSSSSSSSSSSSSSSSSSSSSSSSSSSSSSSSSSSSRSSSSSSSSSSSSS, encoded by the coding sequence agtagtagtagtagtagtagtagtagtagtagtagtagtagtagtagtagtagtagtagtagtagtagtagtagtagtagtagaagtagtagtagcagtagtagtagtagtagtagtagtagtagtagtagtagtagtagtagtagtagtagtagtagtagtagtagtagtcgtagtagtagtagtagtagtagtagtagtagtagtagtagtagtagtagtagtagtagtagtagtcgtagtagtagtagtagtagtagtagtagtagtagtagtcgtagtagtagtagtagtagtagtagtagtagtagtagtagtagtagtagtagtagtagtagtagtagtagtagtagtagtagtagtagtagtagtagtagtcgtagtagtagtagtagtagtcgtagtagtagtagtagtagtagtagtagtagtagtagtagtagtagtagtagtagtagtagtagtagtagtagtagtagtagtagtagtagtagtagtagtagtagtagtagtagtagtagtagtagtagtagtagtagtagtagtagtagtagtagtagtagtagtagtagtagtagtagtagtcgtagtagtagtagtagtagtagtagtagtagtagtagtagtagtagtagtagtagtagtagtagtagtagtagtagtagtagtagtagtagtagtagtagtagtagtagtagtagtagtagtagtagtagtagtagtagtagtagtagtagtagtagtagtagtagtagtagtagtagtagtcgtagtagtagtagtagtagtagtagtagtagtagtagtagtagtagtagtagtagtagtcgtagtagtagtagtagtagtagtagtagtagtagtagtagtagtagtagtagtagtagtagtagtagtcgtagtagtagtagtagtagtagtagtagtagtagtagtagtagtagtcgtagtagtagtagtagtagtagtagtagtagtagtagtagtagtagtagtagtagtagtagtagtagtagtagtagtagtagtagtagtagtagtagtagtcgtagtagtagtagtagtagtagtagtagtagtagtagtagtagtagtagtagtagtagtagtagtagtagtagtagtagtagtagtagtagtagtattagtagtagtagtagtagtagtagtagtagtagtagtagtagtagtagtagtagtagtagtagtagtagtagtagtagtagtagtagtagtagtagtagtagtagtagtcgtagtagtagtagtagtagtagtagtagtagtagtagtagt